A genomic window from Candidatus Tanganyikabacteria bacterium includes:
- a CDS encoding glycosyltransferase, with translation MHPSRWEACSISLLECLAVGLPLVVTRWGGHREWCPEDLAYYVDCRPQMNDFGRAAEPVPESLRRQMRHVYEHQAEARDRGLRASAHIRENYTWDAAARRMIELLGGGTVQVPRVAAR, from the coding sequence GTGCACCCGTCGCGCTGGGAAGCGTGCAGCATCTCGCTGCTCGAATGCCTGGCGGTGGGACTGCCGCTCGTGGTCACCCGCTGGGGCGGGCATCGAGAGTGGTGCCCGGAGGATCTGGCCTACTACGTGGACTGCCGGCCGCAGATGAACGACTTCGGCCGGGCCGCGGAACCGGTACCCGAGTCCTTGCGCCGCCAGATGCGGCACGTCTACGAGCATCAGGCGGAGGCCCGGGATCGCGGGCTGCGGGCCAGCGCGCACATCCGAGAGAACTACACCTGGGATGCCGCCGCCAGGCGCATGATCGAGCTGCTAGGGGGAGGGACCGTCCAGGTGCCTCGCGTTGCCGCCAGGTGA
- a CDS encoding putative CRISPR-associated protein, translating to MPQTIIATVGTSLLTNHDKDLPPEKRRPWLGQPQIGDLSRAVAWLGDTEPELASAETNTLWRLDLRPDDIVHLLHSDTPEGLECAETLETFLRDGWGQRHVRLHRLPGIHYEPDGEGSALERLAFLLRTLIGASEESRVTLAATGGFKAEVMVMAIAGQENGVPVCYVHERFRTLVYLPWLAAAAGSRPARTPVEAPASGTPRDEVFVLGKDSHHRPKALPRLEQMLCALPWVDRVRFAEAAFRAPRNGVKAAPRGTDDGRHVYWLHWEDSGGRMALAIETTGHSPAHGLQMAGELRERLGRLL from the coding sequence ATGCCGCAGACCATCATCGCCACCGTGGGAACCTCGTTGCTGACCAACCACGACAAGGATCTCCCGCCCGAGAAACGCCGGCCCTGGCTCGGCCAGCCGCAGATCGGCGACCTCTCGAGGGCCGTCGCCTGGCTCGGCGACACCGAGCCGGAGCTGGCAAGCGCCGAGACCAACACCCTGTGGCGGCTGGACCTACGGCCGGACGACATTGTCCACCTCCTGCACTCGGACACGCCCGAGGGCCTCGAATGCGCGGAGACGCTCGAGACTTTCTTGCGGGACGGGTGGGGCCAGCGGCACGTCAGGCTCCACCGCTTGCCTGGAATCCACTACGAGCCTGATGGCGAGGGCAGCGCCCTCGAGCGGCTGGCCTTCCTGCTCCGCACGCTCATCGGCGCCAGCGAGGAGTCCAGGGTGACGCTCGCCGCGACCGGCGGCTTCAAGGCCGAGGTGATGGTGATGGCCATCGCCGGCCAGGAGAACGGCGTGCCGGTCTGCTACGTCCACGAGCGGTTCCGGACCCTCGTCTACCTCCCGTGGCTCGCCGCGGCGGCCGGCTCGCGACCGGCGCGCACTCCGGTCGAGGCCCCCGCTTCGGGGACGCCGCGAGACGAGGTCTTCGTGCTTGGCAAGGATTCGCACCACCGGCCGAAGGCGCTGCCGCGCCTCGAGCAGATGCTGTGCGCCTTGCCGTGGGTGGACCGGGTGCGCTTCGCGGAGGCGGCCTTCCGCGCCCCCCGTAATGGCGTCAAGGCGGCACCGCGTGGCACGGACGACGGACGGCACGTCTACTGGCTTCACTGGGAAGATTCCGGGGGGAGAATGGCGCTGGCCATCGAGACCACGGGGCACAGTCCGGCGCACGGGCTGCAGATGGCCGGCGAGCTGCGCGAGCGCCTCGGCCGCCTGCTTTGA
- the cas6 gene encoding CRISPR system precrRNA processing endoribonuclease RAMP protein Cas6, translating to MSRHLVTMGLPDLRAFRAEFRCQHDGVLPGLPTTALHGAFGHALREQVCAAPARPACAGCPAEPTCAYPRLFDTRAANSEGTTDPPPGRPPGIREDVPRPMVIAPESPRLAPDLRPLAVRKGETVAFRLVFVGSAVALVPQVAGALRRAGQMGLGARTGRPGRVTLGFLGLDEVLPEAEIGPLDRARLQWISPLRLKIAGQFSTTIDGPSLAIALVRRARALASLYGDPAWEPGFHPRECGLGVQVRADLRPVEVERLSTRQGRTMRWQAVIGDLHLQGAALRELWPLIRFGQWAQVGKGTTFGLGRYAVRPD from the coding sequence ATGAGCAGACACCTGGTTACCATGGGCCTTCCCGATCTCCGCGCATTCCGCGCCGAGTTCCGGTGCCAGCACGACGGCGTCCTGCCGGGCCTGCCCACTACCGCCCTCCACGGGGCCTTCGGGCACGCACTGCGGGAGCAGGTCTGTGCCGCCCCCGCCAGGCCGGCATGCGCGGGGTGCCCCGCGGAACCGACCTGCGCATACCCGCGGCTCTTCGATACGCGGGCCGCGAACTCGGAAGGAACAACGGACCCGCCACCCGGGCGTCCGCCCGGTATCCGGGAAGACGTGCCGCGGCCCATGGTGATCGCTCCGGAATCGCCGCGGCTAGCGCCCGACTTGCGTCCCCTCGCCGTTCGAAAGGGGGAGACGGTCGCTTTCCGTCTCGTCTTCGTCGGATCCGCGGTGGCCCTCGTGCCCCAGGTCGCGGGCGCGCTGCGCAGGGCCGGCCAGATGGGGCTCGGAGCCCGGACGGGCCGGCCCGGAAGGGTTACGCTGGGGTTCCTGGGCCTCGACGAGGTCCTGCCCGAAGCCGAGATCGGCCCCCTCGACCGGGCGCGTCTGCAATGGATCTCCCCGTTGCGCCTGAAGATCGCGGGTCAATTCTCGACCACGATCGACGGCCCGTCGCTGGCCATCGCGCTCGTGCGCCGCGCCCGGGCACTTGCATCCCTCTATGGCGACCCGGCCTGGGAGCCGGGATTCCACCCGCGGGAGTGCGGGCTGGGCGTCCAGGTGCGAGCCGATCTCCGCCCGGTGGAGGTGGAACGCCTGTCCACGCGCCAGGGCCGGACCATGCGCTGGCAGGCGGTGATCGGCGATCTTCACCTGCAAGGCGCAGCCCTCCGGGAACTCTGGCCGTTGATCCGCTTCGGGCAGTGGGCACAGGTGGGAAAGGGCACCACTTTTGGCCTCGGACGTTACGCCGTCCGACCAGACTGA
- the cmr6 gene encoding type III-B CRISPR module RAMP protein Cmr6 → MRHALAKLVSRHFEDTHPGLWLERYAKLDLGEGKVPNDRRPELMDAVCGIQVPGVYRAAFKRWRAALQSRALTVEVQADARILLGHGNPAPLGVGLTLHPTYGVPFLPATALKGVLNHFLATHLGAEAGSPWAGVEYDQGRPSQAPGRFHLALFGAPAIGEDDPGERGRVVFEDALYVPGSASPAGSDLPLAPDVLTPHQAEYYRGAAAEPIDWDDPVPVQFVTVRPHARFLLGITPVEPDDADWAELALRYLLDALSVRGIGGKTAAGYGRLSVPTGGKVRHPERASAAGSDARDRLAAEVQRVLASEGKLGAFAAVDWEGLWAAIPAGERGAASKAFEPIFKHAKFRKEKDPLGRVSALPGFIR, encoded by the coding sequence ATGCGACATGCGCTTGCGAAGCTCGTTTCCAGACATTTCGAGGATACCCATCCCGGCCTGTGGCTCGAGCGCTATGCCAAGCTCGACCTCGGCGAAGGGAAGGTCCCGAATGACCGGCGGCCAGAGCTCATGGACGCGGTCTGCGGCATCCAGGTGCCGGGTGTATATCGGGCCGCGTTCAAGCGCTGGCGGGCGGCCTTGCAGTCCCGGGCGCTCACGGTCGAGGTCCAGGCCGATGCCAGGATCCTGCTCGGGCACGGCAATCCGGCACCGCTCGGGGTCGGCCTCACCCTCCACCCCACCTACGGCGTTCCCTTCCTCCCCGCCACCGCGCTCAAGGGCGTCCTGAACCACTTCCTGGCCACCCACCTTGGCGCCGAGGCCGGTTCCCCCTGGGCCGGAGTCGAGTACGACCAGGGACGGCCCTCGCAGGCACCTGGCAGGTTCCACCTGGCACTTTTCGGGGCTCCGGCGATCGGAGAGGACGATCCCGGAGAGCGCGGCCGCGTGGTATTCGAGGACGCGCTCTACGTGCCGGGATCGGCCAGTCCCGCGGGCTCCGATCTCCCTCTCGCCCCGGACGTGCTGACCCCACACCAGGCGGAGTACTATCGCGGTGCCGCCGCCGAGCCGATCGACTGGGACGATCCCGTTCCCGTCCAGTTCGTGACGGTCCGGCCGCACGCCCGCTTCCTCCTCGGAATCACGCCGGTCGAGCCCGACGACGCCGACTGGGCGGAACTCGCGCTCAGGTACTTGCTCGATGCGCTTTCCGTCCGGGGCATCGGCGGCAAGACGGCCGCGGGCTACGGGCGCCTTTCCGTCCCGACTGGCGGGAAAGTGCGCCACCCGGAGCGTGCCAGCGCTGCCGGCTCCGACGCCAGGGACCGGCTTGCCGCCGAGGTCCAGCGGGTGCTCGCCTCCGAAGGGAAGCTCGGTGCCTTTGCGGCGGTGGACTGGGAGGGGCTCTGGGCGGCCATCCCGGCCGGCGAGCGCGGTGCCGCCAGCAAGGCGTTCGAGCCAATCTTCAAGCACGCCAAGTTCAGGAAGGAGAAGGATCCCCTGGGACGCGTCTCCGCCCTCCCGGGTTTCATTCGTTGA
- a CDS encoding type III-B CRISPR module-associated protein Cmr5, whose product MPLTLEQRRMLRAYESTQNLTAHQAEWKRAAMDLGANVQRCGLLQALAFLKRDAAPVAPGLLALLRDHLVDRSILPDGCDQDLAEAVARIQHVRQYMLATRETLAFSLWLKRSAQALLD is encoded by the coding sequence TTGCCACTGACCCTTGAACAGCGCCGGATGCTGCGCGCCTACGAGAGTACGCAGAACCTGACCGCTCACCAGGCCGAATGGAAGAGGGCCGCCATGGACCTGGGCGCGAACGTGCAGCGTTGCGGCCTGCTGCAGGCCCTCGCCTTCCTCAAGCGTGACGCCGCACCTGTGGCGCCAGGGTTGCTGGCGCTGCTTCGCGACCACCTCGTGGACCGGTCGATCCTGCCGGACGGCTGCGACCAGGATCTGGCCGAGGCCGTGGCACGCATCCAGCACGTCAGGCAGTACATGCTTGCGACCAGGGAGACGCTGGCGTTCTCCCTTTGGCTCAAGCGGTCCGCCCAGGCGCTGCTGGATTAG
- the cmr4 gene encoding type III-B CRISPR module RAMP protein Cmr4: MVPADRPRPPGSPRWLRDGSSRRVAAGSQGLGAPGTRKGDFLQTAYFIHALSPLHPGTGQAVGLVDLPIARLKATNIPFLPGSSVKGVFRDSFRGAGDESRELFLAAFGPEPKPEDRDKDHAGAVAFADARLVLLPVRSLHGTFAYATCPLLLRLARQDLVSCRVADVPAIPAVAEESALVTATSRLVPSGISKVFLEDLDLTSVRGPLADAWAGALGRWLFPGEEATLAERLAILDDETMTFLWETGTQIDARVRLTKTGVVASKALWYEESLPAETVLVGLASATDSRRAGAPFPAEELMAFCLGAARNDLQFGGKATVGRGRARLLPVSAN; the protein is encoded by the coding sequence ATGGTGCCGGCAGATCGTCCTCGACCGCCAGGATCTCCTCGATGGTTACGGGATGGCAGTTCCCGGCGCGTGGCCGCGGGCTCCCAGGGCCTAGGAGCGCCTGGCACTCGAAAGGGGGACTTCTTGCAGACGGCTTACTTCATCCACGCCCTTTCCCCGCTCCACCCGGGGACCGGCCAGGCCGTGGGTCTCGTCGATCTCCCGATCGCGCGGCTGAAGGCCACCAACATCCCGTTCCTCCCTGGCAGCAGCGTCAAGGGGGTGTTCCGCGACAGCTTCCGGGGAGCCGGCGACGAGTCGCGAGAGCTCTTCCTGGCCGCGTTCGGGCCGGAGCCGAAACCCGAGGACCGGGACAAGGACCATGCGGGCGCAGTCGCGTTCGCCGACGCTCGCCTCGTGCTCCTGCCGGTGCGCAGCTTGCACGGGACCTTCGCCTACGCGACCTGTCCCCTCCTGCTACGCCTGGCCAGGCAGGATCTCGTTTCCTGCAGGGTCGCGGACGTGCCGGCAATCCCTGCGGTCGCGGAGGAGTCTGCTTTGGTGACCGCAACCAGCAGGCTCGTGCCTTCCGGAATCTCCAAGGTCTTCCTGGAGGATCTGGATCTGACGTCTGTCCGAGGGCCCCTCGCGGATGCCTGGGCGGGCGCCCTCGGTCGCTGGCTGTTCCCTGGCGAGGAAGCTACGCTTGCAGAGCGACTTGCGATCCTGGACGACGAAACCATGACCTTCCTCTGGGAAACCGGCACCCAGATCGACGCCAGGGTCCGACTGACCAAGACCGGCGTCGTGGCCAGCAAGGCGCTCTGGTACGAGGAGAGCCTGCCGGCCGAGACCGTCCTGGTCGGCCTCGCTTCGGCGACCGATTCGCGGCGGGCGGGGGCGCCTTTTCCCGCCGAGGAGCTGATGGCGTTCTGCCTCGGGGCGGCCCGGAACGACCTGCAGTTCGGCGGAAAAGCCACCGTCGGCCGGGGTCGCGCCCGCTTGCTGCCGGTCTCGGCGAACTGA